CGTCGTAACCTTTTTTACTCATGCTCAGCTCCTGTGGTCTGTTTGCGTCTGCTTCGGCCTGCCGACGCCTCAAATCCGAGATGGGAATCGGAACAAGGATAGCCGGCCGCTGACTTAAACGAAAATCGATTCTCCTGATGCGATCGATAGACGATTGCTGATGCCAGCGGCCCGCGGGGAATCGGTTTCAATGCAGCCGGGAACTTTAACCGAAGAGACACGTTCAGACAATCCTTTTCCGGCGATCCGCTCTTCGCCAAGCGCCATCCGCGCAGTGCCCTGCCCTCCCGAGGCTAGCGAGTCGCTGCTACTGGCAACCCGCGCCAAGAGATTCTAAAATCGGTGGCATATTCGTTCCCAGGCGCGGCATCTTCACGGAGGGCCCCATGCCCCAAGCTCGTCATCCCAAAACCGGCAAGCCCATCGATACAGCTAAGCTCGATCAGATCGTCGCCAGCGCGCGGCGCGCCAGCGACGACCGTGCCGCCGGCTATCGCGCCCAGGCGCTCAAGCTCTACCCCTGGGTTTGCGGGCGCTGTAGTCGGGAGTTCAATCAGCAAAACCTGCGCGAGCTGACCGTCCATCACAAGGATATGGACCACGACAACAACCCGCCCGACGGCAGCAACTGGGAATTACTCTGCCTGTACTGCCATGACAACGAGCATCAGAAGTTCGAAGAGCACCTGGCCGCGCTCGCCTCCGGCCGCGCGCCGGGCGGAGCATCCGCGGGCAGCCAGACCAGCACCACCACCCACCGGCCATTCGATGCCCTCGGCGATTTACTCAAGCAGGGCACCAAGGGCGATTGATAGATCCGCTGAAATTATAACTCTGCCCACATGCGCAGCAGGTTGTTGTAGGACCGATCCACATAGGCAGTGTGCTCGGCCTCGGGCGCGTCCTTGAGCAGATGCTCGCGCGCCAGGTTCAATTCGGAGAGCAGCTCGCGTTGAGCGGGGTCGCGCACGTAGCTTTGAATCCAAGTAAGGGCGACCAGGCGCTGGCCGCGCGTGACGGGCGCGACCCAGTGCAGGCTGGCTGAGGGATAGAGCACCGCATGGCCGGCGGGCAGCTTGACCGCGCGCTCGCCAAAGCTGGTGCGGATGGTCAACTCGCCCCCGTCATAGTCCTCTGGTGCGTTCAGAAACACCGTCAGCGACACATCGGTGCGAAAGCGCGGCCCGCTCGCTCCCATGATGGGATCATCGATGTGCGCGCCATAGGTCATGCCCGGCTCGTACCGGGCGACGATGAAGTCCGCCACCCGGTGCGGCAGCGCGCCAAAGCGAAAGGCCGGGTGATGGCCGAGGCTCGGCATCAGGATGCGTGCCAGCCGCTCCATGCGCGCTCGCTCACCGGCGAGTTCCTGATTGTGCTTGACGCGCGCAGCGGCAAATCCGGCGCTCAGCTTGCCGTCGACGAACTCAGCGCCCTCGATCACCTCGCGCACTTTGTCGAGCTGGGGCCGGTTCAGCAGTTCCGGGATGGTCAGCAGCATCGGGCGAAGTACCTCGTCTGGGTGGTGGTCATGGCGCTCGGGCGTCCTTATCATCAGTCAGACAAGATAGGAACACAGGCGCATTGGAGACTGACGCATGATCCTCGAAGCCATTGTTGAAGACCAGGTCTACAGCCTGAATGTCCCCGAGTCACTGCTCACGCAGGCCGGTGATTTTTTCGACCAGCTCGACCGCGATATGGATAACGGCTGGCAGATGAGCCGCGACTGGGTGGACGCGCCCGACCAGGTGCAGCGCGGGCAGATTGTCGCCGACAAACTGCTGACCGCGCTGGAGAACGAAAACCAGAAGCTCGGCATGCTGATGGCTGGCTATCTGCTCTCCCGGCTACCGGGGCTCAAGTCGGTCGAGTTTGACATCCAGGGTGAGATTCAGAACAACCAGTTCGATTTCCATCCGAGCGTCGATGCGCACAGCAGCCCCTTGTCCGCTGCCAGCAAGCCACCCACCGCGGCCGAACCCCCTGCCGGCGCGCCTCCCGAAACCGCAGCCGAAGCCAACACCGGTCCATCGGCCGAGCAGCTCACCGCCACGGCGCGCAATTGCGCGGGTGCCCCTCGCGGTCTCAGTAAACTGCAAGCCATGGCGCAAGCTGGGCAGGATGTGTCCAAGGTGTTCAAGGTCGGCAAGGGCTATCGCTTCTCGGTATTCGACCACGCCAGTCAAGGCTGGCAGGACGGTCCGCTACTCAAGTCCCAGGACGAGGCCGAGCGCCTACGCGAGCGGGTCTTCGCCAGCCGTTACGAAGCGCTGCAGCGCGCGGAGTAAGTTGCCACGGGGCCGCTCCGCGGAATTGCCGCGTGGTTTCTATCCTTAGCTTGCGAGTCGCTCCAGCGGGCGCAGTGCATCGATACTGGCGCCAATCTGCTCGGCTGAGACATCACTGGTCACCAGCGCGGTGCCAATGGCCTTCAGCAGCACCAGCCGCAGCGCCCCGGCCTGAACCTTCTTATCCACCGCCATCAGCTCGAGCATGCGCTGGCTGCTGAGTGCTGGAGGCGGAGCAACCGGCAAAGCGAACCGCTCGAGCAGGGCGCGGGTACGCGCGACAGCATCCGCGTTGAGCCAGCCAAGCTGGCGCGAGAGCTCCGCCGCCATGACCATACCGGCAGCCACCGCTTCGCCGTGAAGCCATGCGCCATAGCCGAGGCCCGCCTCGATCGCATGACCAAAGGTGTGGCCGAGATTGAGCAGCGCGCGCTGGCCGAGCTCGCGCTCGTCGGCCTCGACCACCTCGGCCTTGTTGCGACAGGAGCGCTCAATGGCTTCCGCCAGCACCGCGGGCTCGCGCGCCAACAGCGCCTCGGCATGGGCCTCGAGCCAGTCGAAAAATTCCGGATCGCGGATCAGCCCGTATTTGACTACCTCGGCCAGGCCGGCCGCGAGCTCCCGTTCAGGCAGTGTGCTCAGAGTGTCGGTATCGGCGATCACCGCCACCGGCTGGTGAAAGGCGCCGATCATGTTCTTGCCGGCTGGATGGTTGATGCCAGTCTTGCCGCCGACAGAGGAATCGACTTGCGCCAGCAAGGTGGTCGGCACCTGAACAAAGGACACGCCACGCTGGTAGCAAGCCGCCGCAAAGCCGGTGATATCGCCAACCACGCCGCCGCCGAGGGCGATCAGGGTGCAGTCGCGCGCGAAGCGCTGCTCGAGCAGGGCATCAAAAATCCCGTGCCAGGTGTCGACCTCCTTGTAGGCCTCACCATCGGGCAAAATCCGCTCAGCCAGTTGAAAATCACCCAGGGCCGCGCGCAGCCTGTCAAGATACAGCGGCGCCACTGTGGTATTGCTGACGACCATGACCTGATGGCCGCGGATATGGGGCCGCAGACAGTCTGGCTCGCGCAGCAGGCCCGGGCCGATGAAGATCGGATACGCCCGCGCCCCCAGATCAATTTCCAGCTGTTTGGTCATCGCACCAAGCTTGAGCATCAGAGCGATTCCTCTTCCAGCCGGCGGACGATCTCCTTGACCACAGAGGAAGTCCCGCGCCGCTCGGTCGAGACCACCATGTCCGCTACCTGCCGATAGACAGGCTCACGCTCGGCCATCAGTTCTTTGAGCTTGGCCAGCGGGTCCTCGGTGTCGAGCAGGGGCCGGTTGCGGTCGCGCGCGGTGCGCGAATGCTGCTGCTCGGCACTGCAGTGCAGGTAAATCACGAAACCGCGCGCGGCAAGCCGCTGTCGGTTCTCGGCCAGCATGATGGCACCGCCGCCGGTGGCCAGCACGACGCCGTCCTGCTCGGTCAGGTCCTCGATCACCTGGCGCTCGCGCGCGCGAAAGCCGGCTTCGCCCTCAAACTCAAACACCGTCGGAATATCAACGCCGGTGCGGCGCTGGATTTCCTGATCGCTATCGAGAAAACTGTAACCGAGCGCCTCGGCCAATTGGCGCCCGACCGTGCTTTTGCCGGCCCCCATGGGACCGACCAGAAAAATATTTGGTGGCATTGTCATAGCGCACAGGTATGCCAGATTTGCCAGCTCGGGGCAAGGTGGCCGCCGCATCCGCGCGAACGCTCTCCGACCCAAAACAAGCCGGAAGCCCGCGTCGTTCCGGTATATACTAGCGCGTCACTGACCGAGACCACCCATCAAAAAACGCAATCCGACCGATTCTCGATGAGCCTCCCCCACCGCCATACCAATGCCCCGGCGCGGCCGGTTTTTCTCGAGCCCTGGCGCATTCGCCTGCCCTTGCCGGGATTCGTCTCCATTCTGCACCGCGTCAGCGGGGTGCTGATGGTACTGGCCATTCCCATCGGCGCCTGGGCGCTCGGCGCTGCGGTGGCAAGCGAACAGGGCTTTGACCGCGTCACCGGCTTGCTCAACGTTCCGCTGGTCAAAATTGCACTACTGCTGCTGTTGTGGTCCTTCTTGCATCATCTTTTCGCGGGTCTGCGCTTTCTGCTGATGGACCTGGGATTTGCCATTGAGCTCACGCCCGCGCGGCGCACGGCCGCGCTTGCCCTGGGCGCTGGCTTGGCGGCGACTCTGCTGCTCGGTGGAGGCCTGCTATGAGCCGCCAGGCATCGGGGCTCAAAGCCTGGTTTATTCAGCGCTTGAGCGCAGTTTATATTGCGCTCTTTGGCAGCTATCTGATCATCCGCATCGTGCTGGCGCCGCCGCCCGCTTACGCAGACTTTCTCGCTTGGCTGAGCACGCCGCCGGCTGCACTTGGCATCCTGCTGTACATTCCGCTGCTGCTGGCGCATGCCTGGGTCGGCCTGCGCGATGTGCTGATCGACTACATCAAGCCGTCATCCTTGCGCTTGGGCCTGCTCGGCTTCTTTGCCTTCGTGCTGCTTGGCTCCGGCCTGTGGGCCGCGCAGGCGGTGCTGCTGGCGCGCGCGCTGGCGCTTGGAACTGGGAGTTCGGAATAGCATCATGGCACTGCAACACCGACATTTCGATGCCCTGATCATCGGCGCTGGCGGCGCCGGACTGAACGCCGCCCTGCGGCTGGCCAACGCCGATTACCGCGTCGCCGTGGTGTCCAAGGTCTTTCCCACCCGCTCCCACACGGTGGCGGCCCAGGGCGGGGTAAATGCGGCCCTGGCGAACGTGGCACCGGACAACTGGCACTGGCACATGTTCGATACCGTCAAGGGCTCGGATTATCTCGGCGATCAGGATGCGATCGAGACCATGTGCCGCGAGGCCATCCCGACCGTCTATGAGCTCGAGCATGCCGGCGTGCCCTTCTCGCGACTCGACAACGGCAAGATCTACCAGCGCGCCTTTGGCGGCATGACGCAGAACTTTGGCGGCGACCAGGCTGCGCGCACCTGTGCCGCGGCCGACCGCACCGGACATGCGATTCTGCATACCCTGTATCAGCAGAACATCCGCGCGCGCACGCATTTTTTCGATGAAGTCTTCGCGGTCGACCTGCTACGCGACGACGACGGCGTGGTGCTCGGCGCCCTGGTGCTGGACATCGAAAGCGGCGAGCCCCTGGTCATTGAAGCCAAGGCCACGCTGCTGGCCACCGGCGGCTATGGCCAGGTGTTTCGCACCTGCACCAATGCCTTCATCAACACCGGCGACGGCATGGCCATGGCACTGCGCGCCGGGGTGCCGCTGCAGGACATGGAGTTTTATCAGTTCCACCCGACCGGCGTTGCCGGCAAGGGCATGCTGATCACCGAGGGCGCGCGTGGCGAAGGCGGTTATCTGATCAACGCCTCCGGCGAGCGCTTCATGGAGCGCTATGCGCCGAAGGCGCTCGATCTGGCCAGCCGCGATGTGGTCGCCCGGTCCATCGTGACCGAGATCCGTGAAGGGCGCGGCTGCGGACCGCATCAGGATCATGTGCTGCTGAAGCTCGACCACCTCGGCGCCGATGTGGTCCATCACCGCTTACCCGGCATTGTCGATATTTGCCGGGTCTTTTTGGGCATCGACCCGGCTGAAAAGCCGATTCCGGTCTTCCCAACCGCGCACTATGCGATGGGCGGCATCCCCACCGACCGCGCTGCGCGGGTGGTCAGCCCGGCACGTCACGGGCCGGAAGAAGTCGTCCCCGGGCTCTATGCCGCCGGTGAATGCGCCTGCGTGTCGGTGCATGGCGCCAATCGGCTTGGCGGCAATTCGCTGCTGGATATCCTGGTGTTCGGCCGCGCCGCCGGACAGGACATTGAGCGCTATCTCAGCGAGAACCCCAATCATCGCCCGCTCAAGCCGGACCATCTCGCGCCCGCGCTGACGCGGCTCGAGCGCTGGGAGCGGCAGGGCGACGGCGAGCCGGTGCATGTGGTCAAGGCCGATCTGCGCCGGCTGATGGAAGACCACTGCGGGGTGTTTCGCGACCGGGCCACCATGGCAGCGGGCCTCGAGAAGCTCCGCGCCCTGCGCCCGCGGATCGAGAACGCGCGCTTGCAAGATCATAGCCGGACCTTCAACACCGCCCGCATCGAGGCACTCGAGCTCGACAATCTGGTCGATGTCGGCATGGCCACCCTTGCCACGGCGCTGGCGCGCGAGGAAAGCCGCGGGGCGCATTCGCGCGTCGACTTCCCCGAACGCGACGATGTGCACTGGATGCAGCACAGCCTGTTTTGGCTTGAGGGCGACCGCGTCGACGCCAAGCCGGTGCGCACCAAGCCGCTGACGGTGGACAGCTTTCCTCCAAAGGCCCGGGTGTATTAGCTGCCCGCGAACGGACACTTACCTGAAACAGCATTTCCATCCGGCGCGATTGCCGGGACGATGAGCACGCAAGCGGCATGAAAATCAAGGTCTATCGATTCAACCCAGAGCGCGATACCAAGCCGCGCATGCAAAGCTTTGAGGTCGCAGCGCGGCCGGGAATGATGCTGCGCGATGCGCTGCTAGAGATCCGCGCGCTCGATGAGAGCTTCGGCTTCCGCCACTCCTGCGGTGAGGGCGTGTGCGGCTCAGACGGCATGAACGTCAACGGCGTCAATTGCCTGGCCTGTATCACGCCACTGGCGGAGCTGAAGGAGCCGGTGGAAGTGCGCCCCCTGCCCGGCCGGCCGGTGATCCGCGACCTGATCGTCGATATGAGCCAGTTCTACGACCAGTATCGCGATGTCAAACCCTATCTGGTGCGCACCGAGCCGCTACCGGAGCAGGAAATCCCGCAAGTGCCGGCCGAGCGTGATCGACTCGACGGGCTCTATGAGTGCATCCTGTGCGGGTGCTGCTCCACGGCCTGCCCGTCCTTCTGGTGGAATCCGGGCAAATTCCATGGCCCAGCCGCCCTGCTCCAGGCCTGGCGCTTCCTCGCCGACAGCCGCGATCAGGCCACCGACGAGCGCCTGGACGCACTCGAGGGACCCTACAAGCTATTCCGCTGCCACAGCATCATGAACTGTGTCGAGGTCTGCCCCAAGGGTCTGAACCCCACCAAGGCCATCGGCAAAATCAAGGAGCTGATGCTCGAGAAAGCGGTTTAGTTGGCGCTAATCCAACACTGCCGGCGCAGTTTGTTTTCGGCACCAAAAACGACCCCGACCAAACTGGACAGCCAGCATGAGCGCCACTCCAGGCAGCGTTATCGATGAAGAGCCGGCGACCCGAATGCACCGCCTGCGCTGGCAGTGCCGGCGCGGCATGCTTGAGCTCGACCTGCTGCTCAGCGGCTTTCTCGAGCAGGGCTATGCGCAGCTGTCGCAGGCGCAGCAAGCGGATTTCGTGCGGCTACTCGAATTCCAGGACCAAGTCCTGCAACATTGGCTGATCGGTCGCGGTCTGCCCGATGACCCCGCCATGCGCACGCTGGTGGAGCGCATTCAATCCCACCAAGGGCGGCGGGCAGAGACCAGCGCCTCCCAGCGGCTGTCAAAGTCCTCCAACAACTGATGAAAGTGATAACTGCGCCAGCCGATCAGGGCACCGGCATAGGTTCGCAGCTCGCGGTTGTCGGGGTCGCGGGCGAGCAAGTCATCGAGCAGGCTCTGGGTCAGTGCTAAATCGTTCATCACGCCCAGCACGTCCTGGATGCCCTTCATGCAGGCGATGAACTGACCCATGTCTGAAAACAGCGGCCGAAAGAACTCGGCCGCGTAGCGCAGCTTCTTGCACTCGATACGGAGTTGATGCATGGCTGGGGCATCATGGCGGTCGGCCGCGCTGCCGGCGTCCAACACCCGGCGCGCCTGTTTATCAAGCAGTTTTCGCGCGCTACCGATGATCGGCCGCGCCAGCTTGCGGGCGCGCCTGTCGGGCTGATCCATACCGGGCTCGCCCCCCTGCTCCAGCCACAGCGGAAACTCCTCGCGAAAACGCCGGTAGCTGTCGCTGTCGAGCAGCGCTTGAACCTCCTCGGCATAGACATCGGCACGCCGGCGCGCAGCCAACTCGCGCAGCGCAGCTTCACCCGGTAAGGGCAGCTTGCCCGCGGTATCAGCCAGCCCCTCGTCGATAAAGACGTCCAGGTCGCGCGCGCGCCCGAGTTGCCCGGCCAGCTCGCGCATCTGCTCTCGCCAGGCGCGCGCCTGCTCGGGGTCGAGCAACTTGCGAAACAGCGACAGCGCCGAGCGCATGCGCCGCAGCGACACGCGCATCTGGTGCACGCCTTCGATGTCCGTTCCAGCCCGCGCGAGTGCTTCATGCGCGAGCATGGCCTCGAAATTGTGCCGCAGAATAACGCGGATGGCCGCGGCGACGGGCATCTCGGCGGTGAGCGGCGGGGATTGTTTGGTCTTTGCTGCCAATGCTTGGACCTTCCGTCATCGCATAGGGGGTGGTAGCCTGTTGCACCCTAGCGCCGAGCCGCGTTCAAATGCAAGCGCGCGCTCAGCGTCGAGAGGTTTTCTCAACGATTGAACTCTTTTCAGGCATCGAGGCAGTTGGCGATGATCCGCACCTTCCACCTCCGTTTTCTGGTTCCGGCCGCCGCTGCGGCGCTCATCCTCGCAGGCTGCATCGACGGCATGCGCAAGGATGATCTGATGCATGTGGATTGCATGACAGCGCCAGACCCCGGCCCCTGCAGAGGCGCCTTTCCCGGATTTTATTACGACTATCCGAGCGATCGCTGTGAGCGATTTACCTACGGCGGTTGCGGCGGGTCGCGCCCATTCGAGTCCATGGACGCCTGTGTGAAGGCCTGCGGCGCCAAAAAAGGTCGCTAGTCTCAGTCAATGGCTCTGAGCACGCCCCCCCGAGTGACCAGCAGCTGATCAAATCCGCAAAGCGACTGGCACCCTGGGGCTGGTGCTAAGCCCATGCCACTGCTTGAGGAGATCGACGTGAGGAGACCGGCAGCGCCCAGCGTGCCGCCTATAGCAGCGCTATCACCTGATCGTGACCCTCGGCCATCGCCCAGTCGGCGGCAGTGCGCCCCTGATGGTCAGGCAGGGTTTTATCGGCACCGGCACGCACCAGGGCCGCGACGGTCTCGGCATGGCCGCGCTTGGCGGCCCAGATCAAGGCGGTGAAGCCCTGGGTGCTTTCCTGATGGTCGATCATGGCCCCGTTCGCCAGCAGTGCCTCGACCACTTGGGCATGATTGTTCGAAGCGGCCAGCAACAGGGCGGTGTAATCGCCGGTATCGGCGGCATCGACCTCGGCCCCCGCCTCGAGCAAGGCGCGCACGGCCTCCAGATGCCCATTGACGGCCGCTTTCATCAGCGGTGTCCATTGGCAAGCGTCGCGATAATTCGGCTCGGCGCGCCGCCCGAGCAGCGCATTCAGCGCCTGGGTGTCACCGCTTTCGGCAAGCTCCAGCAGTTGCGGACCCGTTTCGGGCGATGAGCCACCACAGCCACCCAGGGCTCCGACGAGAAGCACCGCCAGCGCAGACTCTTTTAGCAATCGAGAAGTATTTCGTTTCATGCGCCCTAGAGTGCCGTGTTGGACCAGGCCCAACAATGACGGAACGCAAGGGCGCCTTCAGCACCCGATGCCGCATGGCAACCCGATACGGGTCGGGCACAGCAAGGGATGCACTTCAGCGCGCGACGCTGCATCCCTCGCTATCGCAGCGCACCAGCAGCGCCGAGCGATTGTCGCAGCTGACCCGATGGACTTCGTGCCCGGTTTCCTGGCTATCCGCCCGGCCACCAAGGAGGATCGCACCACTACTGGCCACCTTGCAGCCGTGGCGGGCGGCGAGCTTTTCCGCCTCATAAGACCACTGGCCTGCTGGCGGCGGCGGTGGGGGTGGATCGGGGATAACCGGACGCGCGGCTGGGCGCGTGGATTGACCTGCGGTTGAGCCTGCAGATTGACCCGCCGGAGCTGTGCGCGAGTCGGCATCGCTGCGGTTGCGATCTGGCGGCTGCCTGCTGGGGCGCCCTGCCAGGGCAAAATCGTCCCATTGCTGACGCAGCGAGGCCAAGGCGTTGTACAAATTGACGCGGTAGTCATCGGTCACATCGCGCTGGCTCTCGCGGCTGGTGCCTGGCGCGCTAATCTCCGTCGCCACCAAGGACACGCGCACGCCGCCGGCGTCGCGCGAGAAATCCGCGCGAATCCGCAGCAGCACTGACTTGGGCCCGCCGCCCGATTCGCGCGCCCCAGATTCGTGCACCATGGTCTCAAAGATGGAATAGTCGCTCCCGCTCGCCGCGACTTGCCAGCCCTTGATCAGCGCGGCGTCCAGCGCCAGCGCCTTGGCCCGCGGCACATTGGCCTGCTCGAGATAGACGCCGGGCGCGCCATCGCCCCTATCGCCTCCACCGCCCCCACCGCCCCCACCACTTGGCCCTGCGGCTTGGGCCAGATCAGCCGCGAAGGCGCAGACAAGGGCAAGCAGCAGACAAGCCGGACGCGCCAACGCAGGTGCCATCAAGATGCCAAAACCCGGTTATTGCATCGAGCGGCAGATGCCGCCTTCGCACTTCACCAAGCGGTTTGCGCCGTCACGGCAGCTAACCTCGTGCAGCTCGAAGTTGGGCGTCTTCTGCAACAGCACGGCGCCATTTCCGCTCACCTCGCAGCCCATCTGCCGCGCCAACTGCTCCGCGTAGTACGCCCAGGTGCCGGTGCGGGCACCAGGATCGAGCACCAGCATGCGATTCGGCGCACTGTTGCTGTCGGCTGCGCTGGTCGGCGCGCGGACGAGCGTGTCGCCGGAAACAAAGTCGTCCGGCGAGCTTGTCACCTGAGCTGCCTGGTCCCCATATGCGCTGGCGGCGCCTCGCGCCTCGCCCTGGGCGGGCTCAAACGCAGGCTCGGCGGATCGGATCTCATCGATGCCCGCGGGAGTTGATTCTACCCAAGGTGCCTGCGTCCAATTGGAGTTCGCCAAATTGGAGCCCGACCGGTCTGATTCAGGCATGTCCGATTCCGCCCCGGTCGAAGCCTCAGGATTGGAATCGAACATGTTATCCGGCGCTGGTGCCGGCGCTTCGGGCACGGGTGCCGTCACGGCCAGCCGATGCCCGGTCGCCAGCCAGGCACTCTGGAGTGCGCTCAGGGAGATGGCCAGATCATCCGAATAATCATCGGTGTATTCGAGCTGCTTTTCGCTCTCTGTGCCGGGGTTCACGATCACAAAGGCGCGCAACCCCACCTCAGTTCCCTGCTCTTGTGGAACCAGGGTGACCCAAACCCGTACCTTGGGAGCAGGTCCACCCGGCAAGGCGCCAAGCGCGACGGCCTGCGCGGAAGAGGCCGAGAGGTTGCGCTCCAGGATCAGTTCCGGCGGTACGTCGGTCACGGAACTCGATTGAGCCTGGAGCTTATCGCCCGAAACGATCGCCCAGCCCTTGCTGCGCGCCGAAGCCATGGCGACCGAGCGCGCCTCTTCGACCGCGGCCCCTTGCAAGAGCGTATTGGGCTCACCGGTGATCGAAATAAAACTGCCAGTGCTAGTGGGAGTTGATCCGCAGCCGCTGACTAGGAACGCCAGGCAGACAAGCACTGCAGCGGAAATCGCACGCCAGCCACGCCCTGTCACCCATAGGCGAAAGCCTGCCACGCCAACCCGGCGCTCATGCCAGCCCCGCATGAGCTCGCACCCGATCCGATTTCCAAACGCGCCAGCAAAGATATCGCCCGTCATTCCCCGCCCACTCCAAATACACTCCCGCCACTTCGGCCTCGCCATGCTAGCACAATGGAGCAACCGGACCGCTCAGGCACTTCGAGCCTGCTGAATTAGCCAAGACCCATCATCCCCAGCAGCTCGTCACTCTGCATCACATGGCAGTAAATGCGGTTGATGATCGCAAGCTCGGCGCGATGCAGCTCATCGGTGCCGGCGGCGCAGCAGTCATCGAGCACGATGACATTGAAGCTTTCATCGGCGAGGCTGCGCACGGTCGAGGAAACGCACTGATCGGTGTAGATCCCGCCCACCACCAGATGGCGAATTCCCATATTGGCCAGCACCAGGCGCAGGTTGGTGCCCGTCATCGCGCTATCGCCGGTTTTGGTGATGACAATTTCATCCTCGACCGGCGCAAGCTCGGGAATGATCTGCGACTCCGGACTGC
Above is a genomic segment from Thiorhodovibrio litoralis containing:
- a CDS encoding YajD family HNH nuclease; this encodes MPQARHPKTGKPIDTAKLDQIVASARRASDDRAAGYRAQALKLYPWVCGRCSREFNQQNLRELTVHHKDMDHDNNPPDGSNWELLCLYCHDNEHQKFEEHLAALASGRAPGGASAGSQTSTTTHRPFDALGDLLKQGTKGD
- a CDS encoding Fe2+-dependent dioxygenase encodes the protein MLLTIPELLNRPQLDKVREVIEGAEFVDGKLSAGFAAARVKHNQELAGERARMERLARILMPSLGHHPAFRFGALPHRVADFIVARYEPGMTYGAHIDDPIMGASGPRFRTDVSLTVFLNAPEDYDGGELTIRTSFGERAVKLPAGHAVLYPSASLHWVAPVTRGQRLVALTWIQSYVRDPAQRELLSELNLAREHLLKDAPEAEHTAYVDRSYNNLLRMWAEL
- the aroB gene encoding 3-dehydroquinate synthase, which gives rise to MTKQLEIDLGARAYPIFIGPGLLREPDCLRPHIRGHQVMVVSNTTVAPLYLDRLRAALGDFQLAERILPDGEAYKEVDTWHGIFDALLEQRFARDCTLIALGGGVVGDITGFAAACYQRGVSFVQVPTTLLAQVDSSVGGKTGINHPAGKNMIGAFHQPVAVIADTDTLSTLPERELAAGLAEVVKYGLIRDPEFFDWLEAHAEALLAREPAVLAEAIERSCRNKAEVVEADERELGQRALLNLGHTFGHAIEAGLGYGAWLHGEAVAAGMVMAAELSRQLGWLNADAVARTRALLERFALPVAPPPALSSQRMLELMAVDKKVQAGALRLVLLKAIGTALVTSDVSAEQIGASIDALRPLERLAS
- the aroK gene encoding shikimate kinase AroK, which gives rise to MTMPPNIFLVGPMGAGKSTVGRQLAEALGYSFLDSDQEIQRRTGVDIPTVFEFEGEAGFRARERQVIEDLTEQDGVVLATGGGAIMLAENRQRLAARGFVIYLHCSAEQQHSRTARDRNRPLLDTEDPLAKLKELMAEREPVYRQVADMVVSTERRGTSSVVKEIVRRLEEESL
- the sdhC gene encoding succinate dehydrogenase, cytochrome b556 subunit, whose amino-acid sequence is MSLPHRHTNAPARPVFLEPWRIRLPLPGFVSILHRVSGVLMVLAIPIGAWALGAAVASEQGFDRVTGLLNVPLVKIALLLLLWSFLHHLFAGLRFLLMDLGFAIELTPARRTAALALGAGLAATLLLGGGLL
- the sdhD gene encoding succinate dehydrogenase, hydrophobic membrane anchor protein, whose product is MSRQASGLKAWFIQRLSAVYIALFGSYLIIRIVLAPPPAYADFLAWLSTPPAALGILLYIPLLLAHAWVGLRDVLIDYIKPSSLRLGLLGFFAFVLLGSGLWAAQAVLLARALALGTGSSE
- the sdhA gene encoding succinate dehydrogenase flavoprotein subunit, with the protein product MALQHRHFDALIIGAGGAGLNAALRLANADYRVAVVSKVFPTRSHTVAAQGGVNAALANVAPDNWHWHMFDTVKGSDYLGDQDAIETMCREAIPTVYELEHAGVPFSRLDNGKIYQRAFGGMTQNFGGDQAARTCAAADRTGHAILHTLYQQNIRARTHFFDEVFAVDLLRDDDGVVLGALVLDIESGEPLVIEAKATLLATGGYGQVFRTCTNAFINTGDGMAMALRAGVPLQDMEFYQFHPTGVAGKGMLITEGARGEGGYLINASGERFMERYAPKALDLASRDVVARSIVTEIREGRGCGPHQDHVLLKLDHLGADVVHHRLPGIVDICRVFLGIDPAEKPIPVFPTAHYAMGGIPTDRAARVVSPARHGPEEVVPGLYAAGECACVSVHGANRLGGNSLLDILVFGRAAGQDIERYLSENPNHRPLKPDHLAPALTRLERWERQGDGEPVHVVKADLRRLMEDHCGVFRDRATMAAGLEKLRALRPRIENARLQDHSRTFNTARIEALELDNLVDVGMATLATALAREESRGAHSRVDFPERDDVHWMQHSLFWLEGDRVDAKPVRTKPLTVDSFPPKARVY
- a CDS encoding succinate dehydrogenase iron-sulfur subunit, producing MKIKVYRFNPERDTKPRMQSFEVAARPGMMLRDALLEIRALDESFGFRHSCGEGVCGSDGMNVNGVNCLACITPLAELKEPVEVRPLPGRPVIRDLIVDMSQFYDQYRDVKPYLVRTEPLPEQEIPQVPAERDRLDGLYECILCGCCSTACPSFWWNPGKFHGPAALLQAWRFLADSRDQATDERLDALEGPYKLFRCHSIMNCVEVCPKGLNPTKAIGKIKELMLEKAV
- a CDS encoding FAD assembly factor SdhE; translation: MSATPGSVIDEEPATRMHRLRWQCRRGMLELDLLLSGFLEQGYAQLSQAQQADFVRLLEFQDQVLQHWLIGRGLPDDPAMRTLVERIQSHQGRRAETSASQRLSKSSNN
- a CDS encoding CHAD domain-containing protein, with translation MAAKTKQSPPLTAEMPVAAAIRVILRHNFEAMLAHEALARAGTDIEGVHQMRVSLRRMRSALSLFRKLLDPEQARAWREQMRELAGQLGRARDLDVFIDEGLADTAGKLPLPGEAALRELAARRRADVYAEEVQALLDSDSYRRFREEFPLWLEQGGEPGMDQPDRRARKLARPIIGSARKLLDKQARRVLDAGSAADRHDAPAMHQLRIECKKLRYAAEFFRPLFSDMGQFIACMKGIQDVLGVMNDLALTQSLLDDLLARDPDNRELRTYAGALIGWRSYHFHQLLEDFDSRWEALVSARRPWWD
- a CDS encoding BPTI/Kunitz domain-containing protein; its protein translation is MIRTFHLRFLVPAAAAALILAGCIDGMRKDDLMHVDCMTAPDPGPCRGAFPGFYYDYPSDRCERFTYGGCGGSRPFESMDACVKACGAKKGR
- a CDS encoding ankyrin repeat domain-containing protein, translated to MLKESALAVLLVGALGGCGGSSPETGPQLLELAESGDTQALNALLGRRAEPNYRDACQWTPLMKAAVNGHLEAVRALLEAGAEVDAADTGDYTALLLAASNNHAQVVEALLANGAMIDHQESTQGFTALIWAAKRGHAETVAALVRAGADKTLPDHQGRTAADWAMAEGHDQVIALL